DNA from Synergistaceae bacterium:
GGACAAGCGGCTCGGCGTGCGGGGGCTGCGCACTGCGTGGGAGCTTCGCGGCATAAGATGCTTCTCTATAGAGGAGAAGGAGAAGCCGCAGAAGTCCATACAGTCCTCGCGCACCTTTGCGCACCCGGTCCGCAGCAGGGAGGCCCTGGCCGAGGCGGTGACCGAGTTCACTCTGATAGCCGGAAGACGCCTGCGCTCGCAGGGCTCTCTGGCGGGCAATATCGCCGTGAGCATCTCCACCAGCCGCTTCCGAGCTCCCTTCTACGGCGCATCGGCGGAGGCGCCTATAAGTACGCCGACCGACAGCGACATCGTACTGACAGGGGCCGCGACGGAGGCGATGCTCTCCATATACAGGGACGGGCTGGAGTACGTCAAGGCGCACGTTATGCTGGGGCGGCTATCGCCTGCGAACGCCGTGCAGCTTTCTCTCTTCGACGGAGACGCCGGGCGGGGATCGGCATTGTCGCACGTGTCGGACCGTATCAACACCGCGGTCGGGCACAGGCTGCTGATGCCGGCCCTTCTGCTTGGCGACAAGGAGTGGCGTCCGAGGCGCGACAGTCACTCCGGCGTTCGCCTGGAGGACCTGGACTGTCTGCCGGAGGTACCGGCCGGCTGCTAGCCTGTTGTGCTCCTCCGGGACGTGTGTTAGACTTTTCACGCGATAAATATCAAAGGAGATGACGGATTGACGGACGACACAGGTTCGGCCGGAAAGTGGCTTTTATTTCACAACGATCAGGTGCTGGTTAAGTCCAGGACCCCACTCGTCCTGCCGACGGACGAGGATGTCGCGGAACTCTGCGGTCTGCTCTCTCTGCAGGGCGTCCTTTCGCCGTACAGGGGCGGGTTCTCATGGGGGGAGTACCCGTCGAAGGAGCCTATGCCCGGGGGCTATGAGACAGCGGGGCTGCGCGAGATGTGGGGCCTTGGCGATGAAGCGCTTTTTCAGGCTGCGGGTACGGCCTTCCAGATGATGGACTGGCGGCGCAACTGCCGCTACTGTCCGCGTTGCGCTTCGCAGATGACTCCGACGGACGAGGGGCGGGCCTACGGCTGTCCAAGCTGCAGCTACGTCTCCTACCCGGTGCTCTGCCCCGCTGTGATCGTGGCGGTGGTCCGCGACGGCAAGCTGTTGCTGGCCAGAGGAACGCGCTTCCCCCCCGGAAGATACAGTGTGCTCGCAGGCTTCGTGGAGCCGGGGGAGAGTCTGGAGGAGACGGTGGAGCGCGAGCTATTCGAGGAGGTGGGCATCAGGGTGAAGGATATCAAGTACTTCGGCAGCCAGCCGTGGCCCTTCCCTCACTCGCTGATGCTGGGCTTCACCGCGCAATGGGCCGAGGGAGAGCTGGCCCCGGACGGTGTGGAGATAGCCGACGCCGACTGGTTCACTCCGGAGGACATGCCGGAGATACCACCGTCTATCAGCATATCGCGCAGGCTTATCGACCACTGGCTGTCCGGGGCCCTGTCATGACAATGGCGTCGATTATGATAGAATCGGCTGGAAACAGATAATTACGGAGGTGAGCAGAGAATGGAAAGAAGAGGAATCACGACGATGAAGGGCAACCCGATCACCCTTGTCGGCCCCGGGCTTAAGCCGGGGAACAAAGCGCCGGATTTCCTGGTGCTCGATAAAGACCTTGCGCCGAAGACGCTGATGGACTATGCAGGGAAGACCAAGGTCATCTCCGTCACTCCGTCGCTTGACACGCCGGTGTGCGATCTCCAGATCCACTGGTTCAACGAGGACGCGGCGAAGCAGCCCAAGGACGTGGTGGTGCTGAACATCTCGATGGACCTGCCGTTCGCGATCACCCGATTCTGCGCCACCGGAGGGATCAACAACGCCATCGCACTGTCGGACCACAGGGACGCGTCCTTCGGGACGAACTGGGGCGTGCTGATGAAGGAGCTGCGCCTGCTGGCCCGCTCCATATTCATCGTCGACAAGGAGGACGTAGTGCGCTACATTCAGATCGTCCCGGAGCAGATAGCGGAGCCGGACTACGAGGCGGCGATCGCCGCGCTGAAGGAGCTGTAGCAGGGACTGCCATCCAGAGGTCAGAGTGTGGAGGGGAGGGATCTTCCCCCTCCACCCTCTTCACAGCCCGAAAAGCTTCGCATGGCTTCCAAGGCGCACCAGGGTAAGGGTTTCATCGGATAGGTGGTATAGCAACAACAAATCCGGAGCTATGTGACACTCTCTATGACCTCGCCAGTTCCCCCCGAGAGAATGATCACGATACGACGGATCAAGAGGTTCCCCGATCGCCAGCGCTGAGATGACGCCCAAAAGACGTTCCTTGAGGATTAACCGCGAAGGCCCCTTGCTCTCCCGTTTGAAGTCGCGCTTGAACGCAGCCGTCTGTCTAACGGATCGCATCCAACTCGGCTTTCAGATCGTCCAGCGACAGTTCCTCCGCCGTGCCGGACTCGGCCTCGCGCATTGCCGCCAGGGTCTCTTTCGGCAAAACGAGTCCGAAGGGGATGCCTCCCGTGTTGATGGTCTGCCGGTAGAACAGCCGTATCGCCTCCGTGGGAGTCAAACCGACCTTCCTGAAGATACTCTCCGCCAGCTCCTTGTCTCGGGCGGACAGCCGAACGTTGACGCTGCGGTATCCGTGACGCTTGGTTTTTGTAACTCGTTCACCCATGGAAACACCTCCTGCACGGAGGATGATAACGCCATATGCGTTACAAGTCAAAAGCAGATCCCTCGGCGATGAACCCGCCTCGGGATGACAGCGTAGTTGGCATAACCCGCCTCGGGATTAAGCAGGCGACAGGCGAAGCGCAGCGAGCCTTGTCGATCGCTTATCCCGAGGAGCAAAGCGACGAGGGGCAAGCAGGCGACCGAACGAGCGCCCCTCCCATCATCCCGAGCGAGCGCCCCTCTTGTCATCCCGAGGAGCCGAAGGCGAGGAGGGATCTCGGTTTTCAGCCGTGGGTTTTTACCTGAAGTACGCCGCGGCGGACTCGAACAGAGGGTCTCTGCCGGTGGTCGGCGCGTTCAGGTAGAGCCCCGGAAACATCCGCTCGGAGTGACCCATCCTGCCCATGATCCTGCCGTCCGGAGAGGTCAGCGCCTCGACCGCGAAGTCGGCGCCCGTCGGATTGTGGTCGATCCCCATGCTCGGCTCGCCGGCCTCGTCGCAGTACTGCGCCGCTATCTGCCCGGCCTGCGCCAGTTCGTCGAACAGAGTGCGAGAGCAGACGAACCGCCCCTCGCCGGTCGAGATCGGCAGCGTGTACGACTCGCCGACCCTGTAGCCGGCGAACCACGGGGACAGCTCGGAGGCAACACGCACCGCGACAAGGCGCGACTGGTGACGCCCAATGCGGTTTTTGGCAAGCGCCGGAGCCTCCTCCGAGTCGGAAGAAAACCTCCCCCACGGCAGCAGTCCGCACCTCAGCAGGGCGTGAAAACCATCCCCGATTCCGCCGACAAGCCCGTCTCGATCCAGCAGCTTCGTTACGGACTCCCGCACAGCGGCGCGGTTCAGAAAGGCCGCTATCAGCGCCCCCGGCTCGCCGCCCGCGGACATGCCTCCGGCCAGCATGAGTATCTGCGCCCTTGCGAGCAGGGCGACGAAGTCCTCGGCGGACTTCGCTATATCCTGCGGTGTCTTGTTGCGCACGATCAGAAGTTTGGCCTCGACTCCCGCTCGCTCGAATGCGTCGGCGGTCTCGTCCTCGCAGTGGGTGCCGGGGAATACCGGTATCAGCGCGAGCGGCCACGCAACGGACGGGCCCGTGCGAACCCGGTTCGCCGTCGAGATCGCGATTGGTGCGCACCCGGAATCCTCTGTCGTCGTCGGAAAGACCGAAGAGAGCCGCTGTTCGGCTATGCGCTCGAACTCGTCCACCGAGACCGAGTCCCCGCCCAGTCGAAGCGACGGCTCGCCCGTGGTGCGGCCCAGGGTCGGGCCCTCTTCGCATTGGTCCGTCACCTCGAGTATCAGCGACCCGTAGGAGTCCGAGAAGAGCTCCTCGCACGAGTACGACCCGTCGATATCAATCCCGATGCCGTTCCCCCGCGCCATGTTCATCAGGGCCAGTGCCGCCCCGCCGTAAGAGGGCGCAGCGCACGCCTGCGCCTTTCCCTCCCTGATCAGGCTCGACGCCTGCTCCCAGATGCGCCTCAGCGAATCCGCGGTCGGCAGCCCGTCCGTCCCCGTATCGGGGCGCAGCCAGATCACGCGCCGCCCGGCGCGCTTGAACTCCGGAGACCGCACGAGCTCCCTCTCCCCGGCCGCCACCGCGAACGACACGAGGGTCGGGGGGACGTCCAGCCTCTCGAATGTGCCTGACATAGAGTCCTTGCCGCCGATCGCCGCTATCCCCAGCTCCATCTGCGCGCGATATGCGCCGAGCGCCGCCGCGAACGGCAGCCCCCATCGCCGCGGATCCGCTCCCGGCTTGGGAAAGAACTCCTGCAGGCCGAGGTAGACCCTCTTGGTCGAAGCGCCGGCTGCGACAAGCCTGGCGACCGACTCCACCACGGCCAGGTAGGCGCCGTGGTAGGGGCTCTTCTCGCTGATGAACGGGTTGTATCCGAATGACATGAAGGAGCATGTCTCCGTTCCGCCCGGCACCGGGAGGGAGTGTACCATCGCCTCCGGGGGCGTCGCCCGCCGCCTTCCTCCGAGGGGGAGCAGAAGCGTGCCGGCGCCCGCCGTGCTGTCGAATCGCTCCGTCATGCCCCGCTGCGAGCAGGCGTTCAGGTCGTTCGCCAGGGCGAGCAGCCCCTTCGCGAGACCGCCGGGTGTCTTCAATGGATCGTACTCCGCGCGGGCTATCTCGACCGTCGTGGTCTTCCGAGCGCCGTTCTCGTCCAGGAACGAGCGGGGCAGGTTGACTACGGTGCGCCCGCCCTTGCGCATGACAAGGCGGGGGGAGTCGGTGACCGTGGCTATTGGCGTCGCCTCCAAATTCTCCAGCGCCGCCAGCTGTCTGAAGCGCTCGACGTCCCGGGCCTCCACCACCACGGCCATGCGCTCCTGGGACTCGCTGATGGCGAGCTCCGTGGCGTCCAGCCCGACGTACTTCGTCCTTACCGAGTCGAGGTCGATGTCGAGCCCGTCCGCCAGCTCTCCGACCGCGACGGACACGCCGCCCGCGCCGAAGTCGTTGCACCTCTTGATCAGGAGAGAGACCTCGGGATCGCGGAAGAGCCGCTGAATTTTGCGCTCCTCCGGGGCGTCGCCCTTCTGCACCTGGGCCGCGGCGACGTCGGCGGACTCTCGGGTGTGCTCGACGGACGACCCGGCCGCGCCGCCGATTCCGTCGCGCCCCGTCCGGCCGCCGACCAGCAGCACCACGTCGCCGGGAGCGGGACTCTCTCGCCTCACGTGCGAGGCCTTGGCCGCCGCCAGGACAGCCCCGGCCTCCATCCTCTTTGCGACGTAGCCCGGGTGGTAGATCTCCCTCGCGCAGCCAGTGGGTACTCCTATCTGGTTGCCGTAGCTCGCGAAGCCCTCCGCCGCCCTACGGGCTATGCACCTCCGGGGGAGCTTGCCGGGCAGTGTCTCCTCGAGGGGAGCGGTCG
Protein-coding regions in this window:
- a CDS encoding type II toxin-antitoxin system RelB/DinJ family antitoxin; translation: MGERVTKTKRHGYRSVNVRLSARDKELAESIFRKVGLTPTEAIRLFYRQTINTGGIPFGLVLPKETLAAMREAESGTAEELSLDDLKAELDAIR
- a CDS encoding phosphoribosylformylglycinamidine synthase, with product FDQRADSAEQCIQMSTGGERPVVRTAFVYVLKGDLSLEDVDAAIRYLCNPVESRLASMEFPATLRSESSEPPLPAVLEGFRELNERGLSDLIAREGLALGLDDLLVCRGHFRSERRDPSITELRVLDTYWSDHCRHTTFLTEITDVACHVTAASATLEELRRARRLMGREDRPLTLMEIVTLAAKRLKSDGGLPEYEETEENNACTLRVTASTKDGPEEWLLFFKNETHNHPTEIEPFGGASTCLGGAIRDPLSARAYVYAGMRVTGSADPTAPLEETLPGKLPRRCIARRAAEGFASYGNQIGVPTGCAREIYHPGYVAKRMEAGAVLAAAKASHVRRESPAPGDVVLLVGGRTGRDGIGGAAGSSVEHTRESADVAAAQVQKGDAPEERKIQRLFRDPEVSLLIKRCNDFGAGGVSVAVGELADGLDIDLDSVRTKYVGLDATELAISESQERMAVVVEARDVERFRQLAALENLEATPIATVTDSPRLVMRKGGRTVVNLPRSFLDENGARKTTTVEIARAEYDPLKTPGGLAKGLLALANDLNACSQRGMTERFDSTAGAGTLLLPLGGRRRATPPEAMVHSLPVPGGTETCSFMSFGYNPFISEKSPYHGAYLAVVESVARLVAAGASTKRVYLGLQEFFPKPGADPRRWGLPFAAALGAYRAQMELGIAAIGGKDSMSGTFERLDVPPTLVSFAVAAGERELVRSPEFKRAGRRVIWLRPDTGTDGLPTADSLRRIWEQASSLIREGKAQACAAPSYGGAALALMNMARGNGIGIDIDGSYSCEELFSDSYGSLILEVTDQCEEGPTLGRTTGEPSLRLGGDSVSVDEFERIAEQRLSSVFPTTTEDSGCAPIAISTANRVRTGPSVAWPLALIPVFPGTHCEDETADAFERAGVEAKLLIVRNKTPQDIAKSAEDFVALLARAQILMLAGGMSAGGEPGALIAAFLNRAAVRESVTKLLDRDGLVGGIGDGFHALLRCGLLPWGRFSSDSEEAPALAKNRIGRHQSRLVAVRVASELSPWFAGYRVGESYTLPISTGEGRFVCSRTLFDELAQAGQIAAQYCDEAGEPSMGIDHNPTGADFAVEALTSPDGRIMGRMGHSERMFPGLYLNAPTTGRDPLFESAAAYFR
- the tpx gene encoding thiol peroxidase, which gives rise to MERRGITTMKGNPITLVGPGLKPGNKAPDFLVLDKDLAPKTLMDYAGKTKVISVTPSLDTPVCDLQIHWFNEDAAKQPKDVVVLNISMDLPFAITRFCATGGINNAIALSDHRDASFGTNWGVLMKELRLLARSIFIVDKEDVVRYIQIVPEQIAEPDYEAAIAALKEL
- the nudC gene encoding NAD(+) diphosphatase, giving the protein MPGGYETAGLREMWGLGDEALFQAAGTAFQMMDWRRNCRYCPRCASQMTPTDEGRAYGCPSCSYVSYPVLCPAVIVAVVRDGKLLLARGTRFPPGRYSVLAGFVEPGESLEETVERELFEEVGIRVKDIKYFGSQPWPFPHSLMLGFTAQWAEGELAPDGVEIADADWFTPEDMPEIPPSISISRRLIDHWLSGALS
- a CDS encoding type II toxin-antitoxin system YafQ family toxin, which gives rise to MRSVRQTAAFKRDFKRESKGPSRLILKERLLGVISALAIGEPLDPSYRDHSLGGNWRGHRECHIAPDLLLLYHLSDETLTLVRLGSHAKLFGL